The following are encoded together in the Streptomyces sp. NBC_01717 genome:
- a CDS encoding DciA family protein, with amino-acid sequence MSDSETHGVDLAQVALRAAMERARKSGSGQKAKQRPRPVRTARRDGRDPMDLGATIGALLTERAWEVPAAGASLRQRWAAIAPELARHVTAVSYDPDSGQFTVCPESAAWATQTRLEQTRSHRGRQQGSGPQCRERPANPAARRRACARSRRRRPGGPGPGTGPARTRETACEGYRRSLPRISLSLLHSGWSRGSRRRWRGRPGRCAS; translated from the coding sequence ATGAGCGACAGCGAGACGCACGGCGTCGACCTGGCCCAGGTCGCGCTGCGGGCCGCGATGGAGCGGGCCCGGAAGAGCGGCAGCGGCCAGAAGGCGAAGCAAAGGCCGCGGCCGGTCCGTACGGCGCGGCGCGACGGGCGCGATCCGATGGACCTCGGAGCGACGATCGGCGCGCTACTTACCGAGCGGGCCTGGGAGGTTCCGGCCGCCGGCGCTTCCCTGCGCCAGCGGTGGGCAGCCATTGCCCCCGAGCTGGCCCGGCACGTCACCGCCGTGTCGTACGACCCGGACTCCGGCCAGTTCACCGTGTGCCCGGAGTCGGCAGCCTGGGCGACGCAGACCCGCCTGGAGCAGACCCGCTCTCATCGCGGCCGCCAACAAGGTAGCGGGCCGCAATGTCGTGAGCGCCCTGCGAATCCTGCCGCCCGGCGCCGCGCCTGCGCCCGGTCCCGCCGACGTCGCCCCGGCGGACCCGGTCCCGGCACCGGTCCAGCGAGGACCAGGGAGACGGCGTGCGAGGGCTACCGCCGCTCGCTGCCGCGCATCAGTCTGTCGCTCCTGCACAGCGGCTGGAGCCGGGGATCACGGAGGCGGTGGAGAGGGAGACCAGGGCGATGCGCTAGTTGA